The DNA sequence AACCTATATCAGTATGAGCTAACTCTCTTCCCCTAAATATCACACTTATCTTTACTTTAGCCCCTTTATTTAAAAATCTTTTAACATGTTTTATCTTTGTTTTTAAGTCATGATCATTAATTTTAGGTTTTAACTTGATCTCTTTAATTACTATCTGTGTCTGCTTCTTCTTAGCCTTCTTCTTCATCAAATCCTGTTTGTATTTATACTTTCCAAAATTCATTATTTTACAAACTGGTGGTTTTGCATCTGATGCTACTTCTATTAAATCTAAACCCATCTCATGTGCTGTAACCAGAGCTTGTTTTAATGAAACTATTCCCATCTGCTCTTTATCTGGTCCTATTAACCTAACAACATCAGCTCTTATTTCATCATTTATTTTTGGGAGCTTTATAATGTCTTTACCTCCATAATTTACGAATTTAATTATTTAAGTTTTAGTACTAATTACGATTAGTAATTTTTATTCCTTCTGAACTTTTTTTGTTTTTACCTTTATCCTTTTTAATTTTAATATTAAAAATGGCGGCAGAAGCCGCCCTTTAACTTAACTACCAAACTAATAACAATTATGCATTGTTTGGTGAGAAGATTTTTAGCTCCTGCTTAACAAATATAAAATTGTAGGTATTATACATATATTTTTTATTTTTGTCTACTAAAAAAAATTAATTGTTGTTACTACTTATTTAATCATCTTTATGACATACTTTACTTTTTGTAGATCTGTTTTTTAGTTCTAAGTCAATTTCTTCTAAAAATTTCTCAACTGGAATTGGTCCCAGATCTAATTCTGATCTGCATCTTACCGCTACACAATTTGTGCTAACCTCTTTATCTCCAATAACCAACATATATGGAATTTTCATAACCTGTGCATCTCTAATTTTTTTACTAACAGTTTCCATCCTGTCGTCTAAATCCACTCTTACACCTGTTTTTTGTAAATAATCCATTACTTTTAAAGAAAAGTTTTTATGTTCATCAGTAATTGGAATTAATATAACTTGAACAGGTGCAAGCCAGGTTGGAAAAGCTCCCTCATAGTGTTCAACTAATATACCTAAAAATCTTTCAATACTTCCTAATATAGTTCGATGAATCATAACTGGGCGATGTTTTGCGTTATCCTCTCCAGTATAATGTAGATCAAAAGCTTCAGGCATAGCGAAATCCAATTGTATAGTTGCACACTGCCAGGTTCTTCCTAAATTATCAAATATGTGAAAATCTATCTTTGGACCATAGAATGCACCTTCACCAGTATTTATTGTATATTCAACATCTTTATGGTCTAATGCATCTTTTAATGCAGCCTCTGCTCTTTCCCATATATCCAAAGAACCCATATAATCATCTGGGCGAGTTGAAAGCTCTATTTTATATTCCTTAAATCCAAATTTATCGTAAATATAAATTACAAAATCTATTGTCTCTATTAATTGCTGTTCAATTTGAGAA is a window from the Actinomycetota bacterium genome containing:
- the infC gene encoding translation initiation factor IF-3, with amino-acid sequence MIKFVNYGGKDIIKLPKINDEIRADVVRLIGPDKEQMGIVSLKQALVTAHEMGLDLIEVASDAKPPVCKIMNFGKYKYKQDLMKKKAKKKQTQIVIKEIKLKPKINDHDLKTKIKHVKRFLNKGAKVKISVIFRGRELAHTDIGWELLNRVALEVEELGEIESSPAIDRKNMVMLLAPTRKKSKGEKEIAKDEDSQGVSKEI